In Flavobacterium sp. 83, the genomic window AATAAGAACTTTGGTGTTTGTCACCTGGTTTACATCTTCATCCGAATAATAGACTAAAGTATTTTTGATATAATAAGCATTCCCTCCACTATGAACCGCTCGAATCCAAACATCAATATCTTCACCTTTTTTTAAACAAGGATTAAACCCATTGTTTTTTGTAAAAAAATCAGCAGCAATAATGGTTGAAGAGGATGAATAATAAGTATTTGTAAGTGCTGATTTAAAATAATCTTTAAATTTAAAATAATCTAAAACTCCTGAATCCGTAGCTAGAAATTCCTTGTTTCTGGAGTAATGTGTGCCAATTATTTTTATATTATTTTCGACATTTATAACTTCTTTTACTTTTTCAAGAAATTGATTATGCCAGCAATCATCAGCATCCAAGAAAGCTACAAAAGGATATTTTGCAAGTTTAATACCTGCATTTCTTGCGGCAGAAACACCTTTATTATCTTGATTTATAACGATTATTTTATTCGAATAAATAGTAGAAATAAAC contains:
- a CDS encoding glycosyltransferase family 2 protein → MFSVVIPYYNKSKYIKRCLDSVLNQTFQDFEIILVNDGSTDAGLQFISTIYSNKIIVINQDNKGVSAARNAGIKLAKYPFVAFLDADDCWHNQFLEKVKEVINVENNIKIIGTHYSRNKEFLATDSGVLDYFKFKDYFKSALTNTYYSSSSTIIAADFFTKNNGFNPCLKKGEDIDVWIRAVHSGGNAYYIKNTLVYYSDEDVNQVTNTKVLIQNTLVGTINELYKNLLKSSDNKSFNRFVSIYVFFNLYLYYYDSESQLQAKATLKKNEYRFFLLNLVYVLPIYFGTKLMNSNRVSRWFRLYIKFVIRYILS